The genomic DNA GTGCCGCCACCTCTGACTGGATGGAAATGGAAAAGGAACGTGGTATTTCGATCACCACCTCGGTAATGCAGTTCCCGTTTAAAGACAAGATGATCAACCTGCTGGACACTCCGGGACACGAAGACTTTTCGGAAGATACTTACCGTACCCTGACTGCTGTGGATTCAGCGTTGATGGTGATTGATGGTGCAAAAGGTGTCGAGGACCGTACCATTAAATTGATGGAAGTGTGTCGTATGCGTGACACGCCGATCATCTCTTTCGTCAACAAAATGGACCGTGAAATCCGTGAGCCTTTAGAGCTTTTGGATGAAATTGAAAACGTCCTGAAAATCAAATGTGTGCCATTAACCTGGCCACTCGGTACCGGCCGTGATTTTGCCGGTGTTTATAATCTTCTGGAAGAAAAATTCTACGTTTACAAAGCCGGTTTTGGTTCAGTAATTACCGACATCGAAGTGCGTGATGGTTATGACCATGCAGACCTGCGTGAAAAAGTCGGTGAGCTGGCATGGGCAGCATTTGAGGAATCTCTGGAACTGGTTCAAATGGCCAATGAACCATTAGACCGTGAAGAATTCCTGGCGGGTCGTCAAACACCTGTTTTATTTGGTACGGCGCTGGGTAACTTTGGTGTCGACCATGTACTGGAGGCTTTCAGTAACTATGCACCTGAACCTAAAGCCCATCCGACCCAAGACCGTAAAGTAGACTCCACTGAAGAAGGTTTCACCGGCTTTGTCTTCAAGATTCAGGCCAATATGGATCCGAAACACCGTGACCGTATTGCCTTCATGCGAATCTGTTCAGGCAAGTACGAAAAAGGTATGAAAATGAAGCATGTACGTATTGATAAAGACGTGCGCATCAGTGATGCCTTGACTTTCCTGGCCGGTGATCGTCAGCACCTGGAAGAAGCATGGCCGGGCGATATTATTGGTTTACACAACCACGGTACCATCCAGATTGGCGACACCTTTACTTCAGGTGAAAAACTGCAGTTTACCGGTATTCCACACTTTGCTCCGGAAATGTTCCGCCGTGTGCGTCTGAAAGATCCATTGAAGTCGAAACAGCTGCAAAAAGGTCTGAAAGAGCTTTCAGAAGAAGGTGCAACCCAGGTATTCATGCCGCAAAACAGCAATGACCTGATTGTGGGTGCAGTCGGTGTGCTGCAGTTTGAAGTGGTCGCATACCGTCTGAAAGAAGAGTATAAAGTAGACTGCGTCTACGAGCCGGTCAGCATCAATACCGTTCGTTGGGTATCTTGTGAAGATGAGAAGAAATTCAACGAATTCAAGAAAAAAGCCCATGACCAGTTGTCAGTCGATGGGGGTGGTCACCTGACTTATCTGGCACCAAGCCGGGTGAATTTGCAGCTCATGCAGGAGCGTTATCCGGATATCGTGTTCCGTAATACCCGTGAACACTAAGACAACCAAAAAAACAGCTTCTTTATGAAGCTGTTTTATTATGTAGAATCATTAAGATAAATGAATTGCTTGAGAAAAAGAGTGGTCGGCATGAATGGAAAACTCGGGGCTGTATCCGTAATCATCATGGGGCTGATGCTCAGTGCCTGTGATGCTTCAAAACAAGAATCCAAACAACCTGATCAGGAACAGTCGCCAGCTTCAGTCTTTAAAACCGAAAAAGCAGAGGTCTTGCCGTATTTAAATATTCAGGAGCAAGAGGCAAAAATTGCCTTGCCTTTTTGTGAAACAAAGAACTGTATTGACCTGAGTATTCAAACGGTACATACCGAAGATGCCTGGTTAAATGACTGGATTGCCAAGAGTCAAGCCAAGGTTATTCAAGATCAAATTGGTTTAAAACAGGACATGAGCCTGCAGCAGGCCGTAAATGCCTATGTGAAAAAGTCGGATACCTGGCAGGCAGAATTTGCCAAAAATAAGCCCTATGAACTGTCAATGTATACCCGAATTGCCTATCAGCGTAATCAATATGTGCTGATACAATTAGGCGTCGACACGACGCAGGAAGAAGTAAAAGTAAAAGAGCGCTATTATTTCTTTGTAGCTGACCGTAAAAAACACAAAGCGGTGACGTTGCTGGATATTCTGGAACCTCAGCAGCAAACCGCCATGAATAGTATTGTGCAGCAGGCTTATCAAAAATGGTTAAAGCAACAAAAGGCTGAAGTCAGACAGAAAGCGCCAAAGAAACTGTACTGGGGACAGGCAGACTGGTTCTTTGATCAGGAAGGGATCGGTTTGCATTATCGCACCCATGAAATTGTTAAAGATGGTGCCCAGCTGGATATTTATTTAACCAAAGAACAAACCAAGCAGATATTGAAAGCTGACGCTTATCAGCATATGTTTTAGTCATCGGTAATCAATTCAGACATTGAGTGAACGTCCATTTACCAGATTTAAGTTTATAGGTCAGATGATGCTAAAAAATAAAACGATCTTTACTCTCAGTGTTGTTGCGGCGGCAATTGCCTTGAGTGCATGCCAACCTAAACAGCCTGAGCCTAAAAAAGAGGACAAAGTAGCCCAATCGCAAGCTGCTCAAGCCAAAGCTTTAACATTGGCAGGCGACACGGAAAAGCTGACTTTAAATTTGCCTGAATGTGATGGGAATAGTTGTCCTGAAATAAATGTCGAGCGTCTTTCCAGTAACCAGGCATTTATTGATGAATTTATTGATCAACAAGTTTTAAAGCAGCTGGATCAAATTTTAGATATTTCGCCGAAATTGTTGAAGACAGAGCAGCAGGCGACTACAGCAAGTGGAAATTCGAAAGATTTAAATCCAGCTCAGGCATCTGAAGCTGCTGCATCGGAAACTATTGAAACACCGAAACAGAAACTGGAAAAACAGGTGGCGCCTTATCTACAGACCTTTTTATCGCTGGATAAAGAACTAAAAGCCTTAAGTGCCAATCATCAGATCAGCCTGATGATCAAGCCGAAGATTCTCAATGCAGGCCAACCTTTGGCAACTGTGGTGTTAAATTCCAGCAGTTATCTGGGTGGTGCACATGGTTCATCCTCACAGTATTATTATAACTTTGATTTGAAAAAGAAAAAATTGGTCGAGTTGGATGATATTCTGGCGCCAAAACAGAAAGCTGTACTGGAACAGAAAGCTCATGAAGAGTTTAAACGTTGGGTTATTGATTCCAAGTTGGCAAATAGCGTTGAAGAATACGAACAGGCGTGGAAATTTACTTTATC from Acinetobacter sp. CS-2 includes the following:
- a CDS encoding peptide chain release factor 3 encodes the protein MFKEQLAREVATRRTFAIISHPDAGKTTMTEKLLLWGQAIQVAGMVKSRKSDRAATSDWMEMEKERGISITTSVMQFPFKDKMINLLDTPGHEDFSEDTYRTLTAVDSALMVIDGAKGVEDRTIKLMEVCRMRDTPIISFVNKMDREIREPLELLDEIENVLKIKCVPLTWPLGTGRDFAGVYNLLEEKFYVYKAGFGSVITDIEVRDGYDHADLREKVGELAWAAFEESLELVQMANEPLDREEFLAGRQTPVLFGTALGNFGVDHVLEAFSNYAPEPKAHPTQDRKVDSTEEGFTGFVFKIQANMDPKHRDRIAFMRICSGKYEKGMKMKHVRIDKDVRISDALTFLAGDRQHLEEAWPGDIIGLHNHGTIQIGDTFTSGEKLQFTGIPHFAPEMFRRVRLKDPLKSKQLQKGLKELSEEGATQVFMPQNSNDLIVGAVGVLQFEVVAYRLKEEYKVDCVYEPVSINTVRWVSCEDEKKFNEFKKKAHDQLSVDGGGHLTYLAPSRVNLQLMQERYPDIVFRNTREH
- a CDS encoding RsiV family protein, whose protein sequence is MLKNKTIFTLSVVAAAIALSACQPKQPEPKKEDKVAQSQAAQAKALTLAGDTEKLTLNLPECDGNSCPEINVERLSSNQAFIDEFIDQQVLKQLDQILDISPKLLKTEQQATTASGNSKDLNPAQASEAAASETIETPKQKLEKQVAPYLQTFLSLDKELKALSANHQISLMIKPKILNAGQPLATVVLNSSSYLGGAHGSSSQYYYNFDLKKKKLVELDDILAPKQKAVLEQKAHEEFKRWVIDSKLANSVEEYEQAWKFTLSDNFYLSTQGLILQYGEYEIGPYVVGLPRLTIPYEQLQTVLKKEYLPQAEVKNDAASASTPIANKAQS